The Obesumbacterium proteus DNA window AAGATGCACGAGATTATTCGGTGGTCGGCTGCGTAGAGCTCTCTATTCCGGGCAAAACCTACGGCTTACATGACATCGCCATGTTTAATCTGCTCAAAGTCATGGAGATCGTACTGCTCGAAAATGAAGGCAACACCAATCTGCATTATGAAGACTTGCTGGAACAGATCCGCTGCAAAATTTGCCACTACGTAAAACTGATGGCTCAAGGCAGTAATATCTGTGATATCGGCCACCGCGATTGGGCGCCAGTGCCACTGCTTTCATCCTTCATTAGTGATTGTCTCAGCAACGGTAAAGACATTACCGAAGGCGGAGCACGCTACAACTTCTCAGGTGTACAAGGCATCGGCATCGCAAACCTCAGTGATTCTCTGCATGCGTTGAAAGGTATCGTTTTCGATCAACAGCGACTTAGTTTTGATGAGCTCATTGCAACACTGAAGGCTAACTTTGCAACGCCAGAAGGCGAGAAAATTCGTGCCCGCCTCATCAATCGTTTTGAGAAGTACGGCAACGATATCGACGTGGTTGATAACATCAGCGCCGATCTACTGCGTTTTTACTGCAAAGAAGTTGAAACCTACCGCAACCCGCGAGGTGGGCAGTTCACACCGGGTTCCTATACTGTTTCGGCCCATGTCCCGCTCGGTTCAGTCGTTGGCGCAACGCCAGATGGACGTTACGCAGGTGAACAGCTTGCCGATGGTGGTTTATCGCCGATGCTGGGCCAAGATTCACAGGGGCCAACCGCCGTGCTTAAATCGGTCAGTAAATTGGATAACTACCTGCTTTCAAACGGTACATTGCTGAACGTTAAATTCACTCCGTCTACACTGGAAGGGCAAGCTGGGCTGAATAAACTTGCCGATTTTCTGGGTGCGTTCACTAAGCTCAAGCTACAACATATTCAATTTAACGTGGTGAACGCCGAAACACTACGTGCTGCTCAAGCAAAACCACAAGACTACGCGGGCCTCGTGGTGCGTGTGGCGGGTTACAGCGCCTTCTTTGTTGAGCTGTCGAAAGAGATCCAAGATGACATCATTCACCGTACAGCACATCAGCTCTAACCAACCTATATCCGCTGGGCGTTTGCCCAGCAATGTGGCGCGGATCTTTAATATCCAACGTTATTCGCTTAACGACGGCGGCGGGATCCGCACCGTCGTATTTTTCAAAGGTTGCCCACATATCTGCCCGTGGTGTGCAAACCCTGAATCTATTTCCAATCAAATACACATCATACGCAGAGAAGCCAAGTGCCTGCATTGCCAGCCGTGTCTGAATAATGCCGATGAATGTCCAGCCACGGCGATGGAACGCATTGGCCGCGATATTTCACTCAACGATCTACTGAAAGAAGTGCTGAAAGACGACGTATTTTTCCGTTCGTCTGGAGGCGGCGTCACCCTCTCTGGCGGCGAAGTATTGATGCAAGCGCCCTTTGCCCTCCAACTTCTCACCCAGCTTAAACATTTAGGTATTAATACCGCCATAGAAACGGCAGGCGATGCTAGCATCACAACGCTTCTAGAACTGGCCAAGCAGTGTGATTCCATCCTGTTTGATCTAAAAATTATGGATGAGGAACGAGCGAAACACCTGCTCAATATGCACCAATCCCGTGTTTTACGTAATTTCACTCGGCTAATTGAAGAAGGAATAACGCTCATCCCACGAGTGCCGCTTATTCCCGGCTATACGCTGGACGTGGACAATTTTCGGGCCATATTAGCGTTCTTGGCCCCGTTCAAACTGCCCGAAATCCATTTACTCCCGTTTCATCAGTTTGGCGAAGCCAAATATCGTCTGCTGAATCGTCCTTATAAAATGAGCGACGTAGTAGCACCTAGCGAGGCAGAGATCGCACCAATACGGCAACTAGCCATCAACGCTGGATATCGTGTTATAACGGGTGGGTAATGCATGTGCTAACGAGGAGATAAAATGACAATCAAACTGGTTGCTGTCACCGGCTGCATTAGCGGCGTAGCTCATACCTATATGGCCGCAGAGCGATTGGATAAAATCTGCCAACAAGAAAAATGGCAGGTGAAAATTGAAACTCAAGGAGCACTTGGTATCGAAAATCTGCTATCAGAGCACGACGTGGCCTCTGCGGATGTCGTGTTGTTAATTGCCGATATAGAACTGGAAGGTGCCGAGCGCTTTACCCATTGTCGCTGCGTCCACAGCAGTATCAACACCTTTCTCCGCTTCCCTGAGCGCACGTTAACAGCAGTGAAAAAAATCATCACATCACCGCAGGAAACCCACATCAACATTCGTTAGATAAAACATTCGCTAGACAATTTTACTACGCCTTATCCAATAATTGACTCCGATACTGGCGACGATACTCCGAAGGAGAGCGTTCAGTCGTTTTCCGAAACAATCGACAAAAGTAGTTACTATCTACAAAACCACACGCATGCGCGACTTCCTTCACTTTCATATCGTAGCGTTTCAGTAAATGCTTGGCCTGTTCAAGGCGCGTGTAGTTGAGATATTCATTAAAACCTACGCCCCCTGCTTTTTGGAATAGATGTGAAAGGTAGTTAGGAGAAATATAAAATGCCTGCGCAACAGACTCACGGGTTAATGGATCACGATAAAATTCATCAACATGCTGACGCACCGCATCAAACAGTGCCTGACTACGCGATGCGGTCTGAACCTGACTGCCGAGTAAATCTAAACAATGGCTGATCAATCCCTTCACGATGAAACGCGCCGTGTTTTGATCGCGCTGATTCCACGTCAGTTCGTTTAGCGCCTGCAATAAAAATGAGCCCACGCGCGGGCCACGACGCGCCACGTTTTGCTTGCCCAAATCCTGATACTGCTCGCCGTCCCAGCTCAATAGACTAAAACCAAGCTGCTGTTTGCCAAACAACACGCTCAGCGTTGTCACCGGAGTGCTCCATTCAGGGCTATTCCAACCTCCGGCCGGAACAAACAGGGCGTCGCCTGCTTGCAAAATATGTTCAGCCGAACCGCCTTGCACGTCCTCCCACCGCATTTTTTGCTGGCCTTCTAACACCAGTTCTAAGCGCGGAAAATTAACCTGATATGCCAGTTCCGGTGCCGGTTGCTGATTACCGGTAAAATACACTTGTCCTTGTCGCTCAGGCTGCTGTAACCACAACGTCAGCGCATGGGTGAGTTCTCTCATCAGCATTGCATCCTTGATATCAGTGGGCTTGATTCGGTTTTTGAGAATAACACAGACCTATTAGCGCCAAGAGGTTCTTTGGTTTGACCTTTTCATCGCATGGCACATTATGTTAATGCTTTGTTGCAATTTGTTTGGTTTTATATTGTTAAGGAATGGATAGCTGCAAATTCATTCCGTACAAACCATCTTCCTTTGCTCATAACTACAACACCCTATTCGGCAGGACATCACCTCGCGTGGTGGCCTCGTTATACGCAACAGCTCCATGACGGTTTGATTCATATGTTTAGCTAGGTACGGAGGAAAATTATGAGAAGAATCAGGTACCATCACACCTTATTGGCTTCAGCGTTGCTGGTGTTTTCTGCATCCAGTTTGGCGGAACAGCTGCCTAACTGCGAAAGCGTGGTGCGTCAGGCCAACGAACAGCTCATGCACCAATCTTCAGCCACCATCAATGATACTCAGGGGTTGAGCTCTTTAATCCGCCAAATCAATCAGCACCAAGAGCTACCCACTAGCTATGTCACCACCGATAAAGCAAAGCGATTTGGCTGGAGTGGAAACACACAAGAATCTATTTGGGCGAGTAATTTACTGTTAGAAAACAAAAGTATCGGTGGGGATGCCTATGATAAAAGCCCAAACAATGCCAACGAGCGCTGGTACAGTGCTGATGTCGATAGTCTGCGCGGATATCGCAGCGGTAAGCATTTAATTTATCAGCCAGCAAACGCAACTTACTATCTCACTACCAACGACGGCAGCTCTTTTGTCGCGATTCCTCAATGTCTGTAAATGATGAGTCGGATGCTGCATTGCGCAGCATCCGAAACCAAAGATATTTTATCGATCGTTTATTAAACCGAGATACACGGGGCTATCGCAGGGCGGGGCGCTCCGGCAGCTAAAGCTGCTACGACCCCATCCCTACGATTCCCCTAAAATCAAACTTGAGTAAACATAATTAAACTCAAGTAACTAGCGTCCTATTAAGCCTCAAGCTCACGCAGACGCTGCGCCGCTTTAACCATGTTCGCCAATGACTGGCGCGTTTCTGGCCATGCACGAGTTTTCAAGCCACAGTCTGGGTTTACCCACAGACGCTCGGCCGGAATGTTTTGCGCGGCTTTACGTAGTAGATCTTCAATCCACTCAACGCTCGGAACATTTGGCGAATGGATGTCATACACGCCAGGGCCGATCTCGTTTGGATATTCGAACTCTTTAAACGCCTCCAGCAGGTCCATATCAGAGCGAGAAGTCTCGATGGTAATCACATCGGCATCCAGCGCCGCGATAGAATCCATGATGTCATTGAACTCGCAGTAACACATATGCGTGTGGATCTGGGTGTCGTCTTGCGCAACGGCCGCATTCAGTCGGAAAGCGTCAACCGCCCACTCCAGATAAGCCTGCCAATCAGAGCGACGCAGCGGTAAACCTTCACGCAGTGCAGGTTCATCAATCTGAATAATACCAATGCCCGCTTTTTCTAAATCTTCGACTTCGTCACGCAATGCCAACGCGATTTGTTTCGCAATGGTTTCCCGCGTCACATCTTCACGCGGGAATGACCAGCAGAGGATCGTCACCGGCCCTGTCAGCATGCCTTTCACCGGTTTGTCCGTCAGAGACTGAGCGTATTTCGCCCATTCAACGGTAATCGCTTCAGGACGGCTAATATCACCAATAATGACCGGAGGTTTAACGCAGCGAGAACCGTAGCTCTGCACCCAACCGTTTTGGGTAAATACAAAGCCATCAAGGTGCTCACCGAAATATTCCACCATGTCATTACGTTCGGCTTCACCATGCACCAACACGTCCAGACCTAAACGTTCCTGCTCGGCAATTGCCTGTTTGATATGCTCGCTGATGCCCGTGCGATAGTTGTTGCCATCAACGCGGCCTTGTTTGAAGTCTAAACGCAGGCCACGAATTTCCGTGGTTTGCGGGAATGAACCGATGGTTGTTGTCGGCCATGCCGGTAAATTGAAACGCTTACGCTGGGCTTCGGCACGCTGTTCATAAGGCTGGTTACGGGCGCTATCACGCGCCGTAATCGCCGCCAGACGTTGCTCCACCTGCGCGTTATGCACTCGACGAGAACTGCGACGCGCACGGATCGGTGCGCTGTAATCCGCCAGCGCTTGCAGATTATCGGCAACGGGTTCGTTAATTGCCTGAGTTAACAGCGCCAGCTCAGCACATTTTTGCAGAGCAAACGCAAACCAGCTTTTCACTTCTTCGTCCAAACGTGTTTCCACGCTCAAATCAATCGGGCTATGCAGCAGCGAACACGAAGAACCCACCCAAATTTGACGCTGAGCCACCAGCGGCTGAATACGCTCAAACCACTGGCTGACGTCAGCACGCCATACGTTACGGCCATTAATCGCACCGACCGATAATACCCACTCCTGCGGCAGCGCATTATGCAAGGCGTTCAGGTCATCTTTGCCGTGTACCGCATCGACGTGCAGGCCTTGAACCGGCAACGAACGGATGGTTTCAAGGTTATGGCTGATCCCTTCAAAATAAGTGGTCAGCAACAGTTTTACCTGCCCCGCCAACGCTTGATAGGCTGGCTGATAAGCAGCGAGCCATTCCTGCGGTAGTTCGAGCACCAGCGCAGGTTCATCAATTTGCACCCATTCAATACCGCGATCTGCCAGCGCTTTCAGAACCTGCTGGTAAACCGGCAAAATATCTTGCAGAAGGTCTAAGCGATCAAACTGTGCGCCTTTGACCTTACCGAGCCACAGATAGGTGATTGGCCCGAGCAGTACTGGCTTGACGTTATGACCCAACGCCAACGCTTCATCCACTTCTTCTAACAGCTGCGTCCATCCCAGAGAAAATTTCTGCCCCTGCGTGAATTCCGGCACCATGTAGTGATAGTTCGTGTTGAACCATTTGGTCATTTCAGCCGCCGCCGCAGGCTCGCCGCTTGGCGCACGTCCTCGACCGATACGGAAAAGCGTATCCAGATCGATTGAGCCGTCAGCATTTTGATGGCGAGCCGGTACGTTACCCAGCAACAGACTGGTAGTTAATACATGGTCATACCATGCAAAATCACCGACCGGCAGTAAATCAACGCCCGCCTGCTGCTGCTGTTGCCAATGGCGAGCACGCAGTTCTTTACCCACGGACAGCAGCTCGTCTTGAGAAATAGTGCCCGCCCAGTAACTTTCCTGTGCTTTTTTCAGTTCGCGACGCAGGCCGACACGCGGAAAACCTAAAGTGTGATTGATTACGCTCATTATTCTTACCCCATTATGTAGAGAGATATCACCGATATAGCCGCGTTCGGCGTCGGAATTATTGTGGCTATACTCTGAATAATTCGGTTTGAAGAACGGTGGAAAAATGTCAGCCCTAGGAGATAGATCGCGATGTCACTAGGGTGAACAAGCCTAACCAACGCATCAGCAACTTGAATTATGCCGTGTATAGCCATCTAGATGTTTACACATCCATAATCCACAGGTACTGTATATCGAACAAGCGCAAATTATTCACACTCAAGGTGAAAGACTCTCATGATCGAACTGAAACACTTAAGGACGCTACAGGCCCTGAGAAATACGGGCTCTTTAGCCGCTGCGGCAGCGCAGCTGCATCAAACGCAGTCCGCCCTTTCACATCAGTTCAGTGATTTAGAGGAACGCTTGGGCTATCGCTTATTTGTACGCAAAAGTCAGCCACTGCGTTTTACCGTGCAGGGTGAGATTATGTTGAGGTTGGCGGAGCAGGTGTTACCGCAGATCCAACAGGCGCTGAAAGCCTGCAACGAGCCACACCAAAGTGCGCTGCGCATCGCCATTGAATGTCATAGCTGTATCCAATGGCTTACCCCAGCGCTGGATAAATTCCGTGAGCATTGGCCGGATGTTTCCGTCGATTTTCACTCAGGTGTTACCTTCGATCCTCAGCCTGCGCTGCAACAGGGTGAACTGGATCTGGTCATGACGTCAGACATCTTGCCGCGCAGCCATTTGCATTACACGCCGATGTTTGACTATGAGGTTAGGTTGGTGCTTTCGCCCGATCATCCTTTGGCAGGCAAAGCCGAAATAACTCCGCAGGATTTAGCCGATGAAACGTTGCTGATTTATCCGGTGCAACGCCAACGCCTAGACGTATGGCGCCACTTCCTACAGCCAGCGGGCGTCACGCCTGCGCTGAAAAGTGTGGATAACACGCTGTTGCTGATTCAAATGGTTGCGGCGCGGATGGGTATCGCTGCGCTGCCGCATTGGGTGGTAGAGAATGTCGAACGCCAAGGCTTAGTTGTCACCAAGCCTCTCGGTGATGGTTTGTGGAGTCGTCTGTACTCCGCGGTTCGCGACGGCGAGCAAAATCAGCCTGTGACCGAAGCATTTATTCATTCCGCCCGCCGTCATGCCTGTGAGCATCTGCCGTTCGTGCGTGATGCACAGGTCTATCACGGCAAGATTACCCGTGATGCTTTATCTCACGACGAACAATCCATCGACGATGCACCCATAGAGAAAGCGCAATCACCGCGCCACCGGCAATCAGTCTGATCCAGTCCGGGTGCTGCTGCCAGATCGCCAGATTAACCAGCAGCCCCGCTGGGATCAGCACGTTATTCATGATGGCTAACGTACCGGCGTCCACCTGCGTCGCCCCATAGTTCCACATGAAGTAGCCCATACCAGAAGCCCCCACGCCAAGCCAAATCAAAATCCCCCACTGTAATCCCGTGGTGGGCATCATCTGGTGATGACCAAATAGCAGCCACGCCGGTAAAGCGACACAAAGTGCGCCTAAATAGAACCATGAAAACGCGTTGCGCTGCGGCATTGGGCTGATTTCCATCACCCGCTTATAACCCACCTGCCCTATCGCAAAGCAGATATTAGCGCCCTGAATGAGAGCAAAGCCGAGCAAAAACTGCGGACTTAACGGGTTATAGCGAATAATCAGCGCCCCTAAAACTGCCAGCAGCGCGCTGAATAAATATCCCCAGCGCAGCCGGTTTCCCTGCATCAGATCGTAGATCAACGTGACGTAAATTGGCGTCATGATGGTGAACAGCAGAACTTCTG harbors:
- a CDS encoding [formate-C-acetyltransferase]-activating enzyme produces the protein MTSFTVQHISSNQPISAGRLPSNVARIFNIQRYSLNDGGGIRTVVFFKGCPHICPWCANPESISNQIHIIRREAKCLHCQPCLNNADECPATAMERIGRDISLNDLLKEVLKDDVFFRSSGGGVTLSGGEVLMQAPFALQLLTQLKHLGINTAIETAGDASITTLLELAKQCDSILFDLKIMDEERAKHLLNMHQSRVLRNFTRLIEEGITLIPRVPLIPGYTLDVDNFRAILAFLAPFKLPEIHLLPFHQFGEAKYRLLNRPYKMSDVVAPSEAEIAPIRQLAINAGYRVITGG
- a CDS encoding PTS fructose-like transporter subunit IIB, which produces MTIKLVAVTGCISGVAHTYMAAERLDKICQQEKWQVKIETQGALGIENLLSEHDVASADVVLLIADIELEGAERFTHCRCVHSSINTFLRFPERTLTAVKKIITSPQETHINIR
- a CDS encoding helix-turn-helix transcriptional regulator, whose product is MMRELTHALTLWLQQPERQGQVYFTGNQQPAPELAYQVNFPRLELVLEGQQKMRWEDVQGGSAEHILQAGDALFVPAGGWNSPEWSTPVTTLSVLFGKQQLGFSLLSWDGEQYQDLGKQNVARRGPRVGSFLLQALNELTWNQRDQNTARFIVKGLISHCLDLLGSQVQTASRSQALFDAVRQHVDEFYRDPLTRESVAQAFYISPNYLSHLFQKAGGVGFNEYLNYTRLEQAKHLLKRYDMKVKEVAHACGFVDSNYFCRLFRKTTERSPSEYRRQYRSQLLDKA
- the metE gene encoding 5-methyltetrahydropteroyltriglutamate--homocysteine S-methyltransferase, with the protein product MSVINHTLGFPRVGLRRELKKAQESYWAGTISQDELLSVGKELRARHWQQQQQAGVDLLPVGDFAWYDHVLTTSLLLGNVPARHQNADGSIDLDTLFRIGRGRAPSGEPAAAAEMTKWFNTNYHYMVPEFTQGQKFSLGWTQLLEEVDEALALGHNVKPVLLGPITYLWLGKVKGAQFDRLDLLQDILPVYQQVLKALADRGIEWVQIDEPALVLELPQEWLAAYQPAYQALAGQVKLLLTTYFEGISHNLETIRSLPVQGLHVDAVHGKDDLNALHNALPQEWVLSVGAINGRNVWRADVSQWFERIQPLVAQRQIWVGSSCSLLHSPIDLSVETRLDEEVKSWFAFALQKCAELALLTQAINEPVADNLQALADYSAPIRARRSSRRVHNAQVEQRLAAITARDSARNQPYEQRAEAQRKRFNLPAWPTTTIGSFPQTTEIRGLRLDFKQGRVDGNNYRTGISEHIKQAIAEQERLGLDVLVHGEAERNDMVEYFGEHLDGFVFTQNGWVQSYGSRCVKPPVIIGDISRPEAITVEWAKYAQSLTDKPVKGMLTGPVTILCWSFPREDVTRETIAKQIALALRDEVEDLEKAGIGIIQIDEPALREGLPLRRSDWQAYLEWAVDAFRLNAAVAQDDTQIHTHMCYCEFNDIMDSIAALDADVITIETSRSDMDLLEAFKEFEYPNEIGPGVYDIHSPNVPSVEWIEDLLRKAAQNIPAERLWVNPDCGLKTRAWPETRQSLANMVKAAQRLRELEA
- the metR gene encoding HTH-type transcriptional regulator MetR; the encoded protein is MIELKHLRTLQALRNTGSLAAAAAQLHQTQSALSHQFSDLEERLGYRLFVRKSQPLRFTVQGEIMLRLAEQVLPQIQQALKACNEPHQSALRIAIECHSCIQWLTPALDKFREHWPDVSVDFHSGVTFDPQPALQQGELDLVMTSDILPRSHLHYTPMFDYEVRLVLSPDHPLAGKAEITPQDLADETLLIYPVQRQRLDVWRHFLQPAGVTPALKSVDNTLLLIQMVAARMGIAALPHWVVENVERQGLVVTKPLGDGLWSRLYSAVRDGEQNQPVTEAFIHSARRHACEHLPFVRDAQVYHGKITRDALSHDEQSIDDAPIEKAQSPRHRQSV
- a CDS encoding carboxylate/amino acid/amine transporter, with translation MILLLLTTVLWAFSFSLIGVYLAGQVDGWFAVLVRVALAALVFLPFLRWRGVQAKQALLYMALGACQLGVMYLFYYQSFLYLSVPEVLLFTIMTPIYVTLIYDLMQGNRLRWGYLFSALLAVLGALIIRYNPLSPQFLLGFALIQGANICFAIGQVGYKRVMEISPMPQRNAFSWFYLGALCVALPAWLLFGHHQMMPTTGLQWGILIWLGVGASGMGYFMWNYGATQVDAGTLAIMNNVLIPAGLLVNLAIWQQHPDWIRLIAGGAVIALSLWVHRRWIVRREIKHHG